A genomic region of Rhizomicrobium sp. contains the following coding sequences:
- a CDS encoding sigma-70 family RNA polymerase sigma factor, with amino-acid sequence MVEAEAELKALMVRSLAGDGAAYAELLRKLQGYLRAYYARRVGRAAEAEDLLQETLIAMHTRRQTYDPTRPFTAWVHAIARYKLIDYYRRTKRRAEDPLDDADMLFSSSDAQAAEAQLDVERLLHRLPEKTRRLIRDVKIEGLSTAEAAARHNISESAVKVGVHRGLKSLGLGDKK; translated from the coding sequence CTGGTCGAAGCGGAAGCGGAGCTGAAGGCGCTGATGGTCCGGTCGCTCGCGGGCGACGGCGCGGCCTATGCGGAGCTGTTGCGCAAGCTGCAGGGCTATCTGCGCGCCTATTACGCGCGCCGCGTCGGGCGCGCCGCCGAGGCGGAGGACCTGCTCCAGGAAACGCTGATCGCCATGCACACCCGCCGCCAGACCTACGATCCCACAAGGCCGTTCACCGCCTGGGTCCACGCCATCGCGCGCTACAAGCTGATCGATTATTACCGTCGCACCAAGCGCCGCGCCGAGGACCCGCTGGACGATGCCGACATGCTGTTCTCGTCGTCGGACGCCCAAGCCGCGGAGGCGCAGCTCGACGTCGAGCGTCTCCTGCATCGGCTGCCCGAGAAGACGCGGCGGCTGATCCGCGACGTGAAGATCGAAGGCCTGTCGACCGCCGAGGCCGCGGCGCGCCACAACATCTCGGAATCGGCGGTGAAGGTCGGCGTGCATCGCGGCCTCAAATCGCTCGGTCTCGGAGACAAGAAATGA
- a CDS encoding class I SAM-dependent methyltransferase: MLAYEELKGSSGRQIRFRPPRYDARRMFPALAPRVRVRTAAYRLHDISLGGLSALSKQSHDDLPEVGETVSLSIQQSGLPIFESSARVCRSESTVFGSKLAFTFVDRYVEFDKLLTRNTQAQIAARSPAFGAESANLVPHDYRAFCADVLRLLRSYRSLLESNSAVATEFKHGLDQVEAFETCEPRLIQQWRSLWRTGNDLTHAMINDRDMREATKEYTELVLTPELRKGAIWDRSYAKPLGYPGDFEIMNQVYDWERKGADAYEMLMHRIGLEVAECIRTRMEVVRTHIADVVRERGADRPARITSLGSGPAREVGSFLSSHAAGGNRVEFSLIDQEEVALLYAHESTYPFVLNSEGRIKVQGLNLSFTDILRGTDALTGLPPQDLVYSVGLLDYLTHTRAKALVKQLFDLLQPGGLLIIGNMNECPLSNYWPMEYITDWTLHYRNDADMLDWAAGLNAARAWTETERTGRVRMLFIRKG; the protein is encoded by the coding sequence ATGCTTGCGTATGAAGAGCTTAAAGGGTCTTCGGGCCGTCAAATCCGCTTTCGCCCGCCGCGCTACGATGCGCGCCGGATGTTTCCCGCGCTGGCGCCGCGCGTGCGCGTGCGCACCGCCGCCTACCGCCTGCACGACATCAGCCTGGGCGGCCTCTCCGCGCTGTCGAAGCAGAGCCATGACGACCTGCCGGAAGTCGGCGAGACGGTCTCGCTGAGCATCCAGCAATCGGGCCTGCCGATCTTCGAAAGCTCCGCCCGGGTCTGCCGCTCGGAAAGCACGGTGTTCGGCTCCAAGCTCGCCTTCACCTTCGTCGACCGCTATGTCGAGTTCGACAAGCTGTTGACGCGCAACACCCAGGCCCAGATCGCGGCGCGCTCGCCGGCCTTCGGCGCCGAATCCGCCAACCTCGTGCCGCACGATTACCGCGCCTTCTGCGCCGACGTGCTGCGCCTGCTGCGCTCCTATCGCTCCTTGCTCGAATCCAATTCGGCGGTGGCGACCGAGTTCAAGCATGGGCTCGACCAGGTGGAAGCCTTCGAGACCTGCGAGCCGCGGCTGATCCAGCAATGGCGCTCGCTGTGGCGCACCGGCAACGATTTGACGCACGCGATGATCAACGACCGCGACATGCGAGAGGCGACGAAGGAATACACCGAACTGGTGCTGACGCCCGAATTGCGCAAGGGCGCGATCTGGGACCGTTCCTACGCCAAGCCGCTCGGCTATCCCGGCGACTTCGAGATCATGAACCAAGTCTATGACTGGGAACGCAAGGGCGCCGACGCCTATGAGATGCTGATGCATCGCATCGGCCTGGAAGTCGCCGAGTGCATTCGCACCCGCATGGAAGTGGTGCGCACGCATATCGCCGACGTGGTGCGCGAGCGCGGCGCCGATCGGCCGGCGCGGATCACCAGCCTGGGCAGCGGCCCGGCGCGCGAAGTCGGCTCGTTCCTGTCGAGCCACGCGGCCGGCGGCAATCGCGTCGAGTTCTCGCTGATCGACCAGGAAGAGGTCGCCCTGCTCTACGCGCATGAATCGACCTATCCCTTCGTGCTGAACTCCGAGGGCCGCATCAAGGTGCAGGGGCTGAACCTCTCCTTCACCGACATCCTGCGCGGCACCGACGCGCTCACCGGCCTGCCGCCACAGGATCTGGTCTATTCGGTGGGGCTCCTGGACTATCTGACTCACACCCGCGCCAAGGCGCTGGTCAAGCAGCTCTTCGACCTCCTGCAGCCCGGCGGCCTGCTCATCATCGGCAACATGAACGAATGCCCGCTGAGCAATTACTGGCCGATGGAGTACATCACCGACTGGACGCTGCACTATCGCAATGACGCCGACATGCTCGACTGGGCGGCGGGGCTCAACGCCGCGCGCGCCTGGACGGAGACCGAGCGGACCGGGCGGGTGCGGATGCTGTTCATACGCAAGGGCTGA